A genomic stretch from Ananas comosus cultivar F153 unplaced genomic scaffold, ASM154086v1, whole genome shotgun sequence includes:
- the LOC109705826 gene encoding serine/threonine-protein kinase BUR1-like has product MESELRLSEARRTEKEGRRLSEIFRGLAYIHTVPGVCHRDVKPQNLLVDPLTHQVKLCDFGSAKILVYLLHSFACKILCLLLLLIVVSYFSLLLLKLYLPFDRVASDFDFTIELPYQVKGAANISYICSRYYRAPELIFGATEYTTSIDIWSAGCVLAELLLGQLTSLSQVVLFTNPSSIPNRGTALFFLCCFLCLFSAKLSSNSDDGSREITIDTGIIPYQCFLIEAPSTIFLQFQLGHGK; this is encoded by the exons ATGGAGTCGGAGCTGCGGTTGAGCGAGGCACGAAGAACAGAAAAGGAGGGGCGACGGCTGAGCGAG ATATTTCGAGGATTAGCTTATATCCATACTGTCCCTGGAGTTTGTCATAGAGATGTGAAGCCACAAAATCTCTTG GTAGATCCTCTTACTCACCAAGTGAAGCTGTGTGATTTTGGAAGTGCCAAAATTCTGGTATATTTACTACATTCATTTGCTTGCAAAATCTTATGTCTTCTACTTCTACTTATAGTTGTATCATACTTTTCTCTTTTACTGTTGAAATTATAT CTTCCTTTTGACAGAGTTGCTagtgattttgattttactattgaATTGCCATATCAAGTTAAGGGAGCAGCCAACATATCATACATATGCTCTCGCTATTATCGTGCACCTGAACTCATATTTGGTGCAACTGAATACACCACATCAATTGATATATGGTCAGCAGGATGTGTTCTTGCTGAGTTGCTTCTTGGTCAG TTAACATCTCTGTCACAGGTGGTCCTCTTCACAAATCCAAGCTCAATCCCAAACCGCGGCACAGCGCTCTTCTTCCTCTGCTGCTTCTTGTGCTTATTTTCGGCAAAATTAAGCTCCAATTCGGACGACGGATCCAGAGAGATCACCATCGATACTGGTATAATCCCTTACCAGTGTTTTTTAATTGAAGCACCATCCACTATCTTTTTGCAATTCCAGCTAGGCCATGGGAAATAA